A window of Xylophilus sp. GW821-FHT01B05 contains these coding sequences:
- a CDS encoding ABC transporter permease subunit, whose protein sequence is MQAASSSAVRHARRATRRNVLLGAPLLLLLLALLVYPVAQLLLLSIYKDGALSLASYRQLFVSSVYVNVLLITLKISAWTTLFAVLAGYPVAYLISSLPQQKKSRLLFWVLLSFWSSFLVRAFAWIVLLGRNGVVNQLLLALGIVDAPVSLLYSFGSTLVGMVHALMPLAVLTMLSVMENIDRNLPRAALTLGARPGAAFWRVYFPLSLPGVAAAAIMVFVTAIGFFVFPALLGGRRETMVTQIIIDQVQQTLNWGFAGAVSVLLLVVVLAVFALYDRLLGLSTMTGSASERAKPVAASGWSHAAGEAVLAALAWATDKLAALVPRRKRRRASEPGQSRGMYITVLLLLAFLSVPTILMIPLSFSSGSGLNWPPQGFSLQWYQQMFESPLWMQAITRSLVIGIGAGLLSMLIGTPAAFLLARSQMRGKSLMLAFVLSPIIVPRMIIAVGMFYLFARIGLVGTLFGLILGHTVICVPYVVMTMMAVLRNYDTRLDLAAQSLGARPWQTLRHVTFPILRAGLLSSFLFAFATSFDELTISLFASGGLNSTLPKQFWDEVTLQISPVIAAVSTCLFVFVAALIWIADRLRRRSLAR, encoded by the coding sequence ATGCAAGCCGCATCTTCTTCCGCCGTCCGCCACGCGCGCCGCGCGACGCGGCGCAACGTGCTGCTCGGCGCCCCGCTGCTGCTGCTCTTGCTGGCGCTGCTGGTCTACCCCGTGGCGCAGTTGCTGCTGCTGAGCATCTACAAGGACGGTGCGCTGAGCCTCGCGTCCTACCGCCAGCTGTTCGTGTCATCGGTCTATGTCAACGTGCTGCTGATCACGCTGAAGATCTCGGCCTGGACCACCTTGTTCGCGGTGCTGGCGGGCTACCCGGTGGCCTACCTGATCTCTTCGCTGCCGCAGCAGAAGAAGAGCCGGCTGCTGTTCTGGGTGCTGCTTTCGTTCTGGAGCAGTTTCCTGGTGCGCGCCTTCGCCTGGATCGTGCTGCTCGGGCGCAACGGCGTCGTCAACCAGTTGCTGCTGGCGCTCGGCATCGTCGACGCGCCGGTGAGCCTGCTCTACAGCTTCGGCAGCACGCTGGTCGGCATGGTGCATGCGCTGATGCCGCTAGCCGTGCTGACCATGCTGTCGGTGATGGAGAACATCGACCGCAACCTGCCGCGCGCCGCGCTCACCCTCGGGGCGCGGCCGGGCGCGGCCTTCTGGCGCGTGTACTTTCCGCTCTCGCTGCCGGGTGTCGCCGCGGCGGCCATCATGGTGTTTGTCACGGCCATCGGCTTCTTCGTCTTCCCCGCGCTGCTGGGCGGCCGGCGCGAGACCATGGTCACCCAGATCATCATCGACCAGGTGCAGCAGACACTGAACTGGGGCTTCGCCGGCGCGGTCTCGGTGCTGCTGCTGGTGGTGGTGCTGGCGGTGTTCGCGCTCTACGACCGCTTGCTCGGCCTGTCGACCATGACGGGCAGTGCGAGCGAGCGCGCCAAACCCGTGGCAGCGTCAGGCTGGTCGCACGCGGCGGGCGAGGCCGTGCTCGCGGCGCTGGCCTGGGCAACAGACAAACTCGCCGCACTGGTGCCGCGCCGCAAGCGCCGCCGCGCCAGCGAGCCGGGCCAGTCGCGCGGCATGTACATCACGGTCCTGCTCTTGCTGGCATTCCTGAGCGTGCCCACCATTCTGATGATCCCCTTGTCGTTCAGCAGCGGATCGGGACTGAACTGGCCACCGCAGGGCTTCTCGCTGCAGTGGTACCAGCAGATGTTCGAGTCACCCTTGTGGATGCAGGCGATCACGCGCTCGCTGGTGATCGGCATCGGTGCCGGCCTGCTGTCGATGCTGATAGGCACGCCCGCGGCCTTCCTGCTGGCGCGTTCGCAGATGCGCGGCAAGTCGCTGATGCTGGCCTTTGTGCTGTCGCCGATCATCGTGCCGCGCATGATCATCGCCGTCGGCATGTTCTACCTGTTCGCGCGCATCGGGCTCGTCGGCACCCTGTTTGGCCTGATCCTCGGCCATACGGTGATCTGCGTTCCGTATGTCGTGATGACCATGATGGCGGTGCTGCGCAACTACGACACCCGGCTCGATCTGGCGGCGCAGAGCCTGGGTGCGCGGCCATGGCAAACGCTGCGCCATGTGACCTTCCCGATCCTGAGGGCGGGCCTGCTGTCGTCCTTCCTGTTTGCCTTTGCCACGTCCTTCGACGAGCTGACGATCTCGCTCTTTGCTTCCGGTGGCCTCAACTCCACGTTGCCCAAGCAGTTCTGGGACGAAGTCACGCTGCAGATCTCACCCGTGATCGCTGCCGTGTCGACCTGCCTCTTTGTCTTCGTCGCGGCCTTGATCTGGATTGCGGACCGCCTGCGCCGCCGCAGCCTGGCGCGATGA
- the dapA gene encoding 4-hydroxy-tetrahydrodipicolinate synthase, whose amino-acid sequence MDATRLRGVLPAIPTPVNDDDSINVAATQTLIAYLLKQGIDGLVPLGGTGEYGALSRTERVKMARTCVDAVGGKVPVIPGVLDPGFHDALQAGQAFADVGVDALMVLTPYYTTPTQAGVRDYFLRYADASPLPILIYEIPYRTRVAIDPEILHELSRHERIIGMKACNTDMYHFLRVMAGVDDSFAVLSGEDSLFPLHLAAGARGGIVVTASMLPRAWQAIYELAVAGHTAQALAAHRKLIPLMNMAFAETNPGPLKSVMDLIGVDAPTLLDPLVPPAAALQARLHAEMAAQMAVSEGLR is encoded by the coding sequence ATGGACGCAACCCGCTTGCGCGGCGTATTGCCCGCAATCCCCACGCCCGTCAACGACGACGACAGCATCAACGTGGCTGCCACCCAGACATTGATCGCCTACCTGCTGAAGCAGGGCATCGATGGCCTGGTGCCGCTGGGCGGTACCGGCGAGTACGGCGCCCTGTCGCGCACTGAGCGCGTGAAGATGGCCCGCACCTGCGTGGACGCCGTAGGCGGCAAAGTCCCGGTGATCCCCGGTGTGCTGGACCCCGGCTTTCACGATGCGCTGCAGGCCGGCCAGGCCTTCGCCGACGTGGGCGTGGATGCGCTAATGGTGCTCACGCCCTACTACACCACGCCCACCCAGGCCGGCGTGCGTGACTACTTCCTGCGCTACGCCGATGCTTCGCCGTTGCCGATCCTGATCTATGAGATCCCCTACCGCACGCGGGTGGCGATCGACCCAGAGATCCTGCACGAGCTGTCGCGCCACGAGCGCATCATCGGCATGAAGGCCTGCAATACCGACATGTACCACTTCCTGCGCGTCATGGCCGGCGTGGACGACTCCTTCGCGGTGCTCAGCGGCGAAGACTCGCTGTTCCCCCTGCACCTGGCGGCCGGCGCGCGCGGCGGCATCGTGGTGACGGCAAGCATGCTGCCGCGGGCATGGCAGGCGATCTATGAGCTGGCAGTCGCCGGCCACACTGCGCAGGCGCTTGCCGCCCATCGCAAGCTCATTCCACTGATGAACATGGCCTTCGCGGAGACCAATCCCGGCCCGCTCAAGTCGGTGATGGACCTGATCGGCGTCGATGCGCCCACGCTGCTCGATCCGTTGGTGCCGCCAGCCGCCGCGCTGCAGGCGCGCCTGCATGCCGAGATGGCGGCGCAGATGGCCGTGTCCGAAGGCCTGCGCTGA
- a CDS encoding alpha-hydroxy acid oxidase, whose protein sequence is MLPAVRDYRALARRRLSRLAFDYLEGGAEDGRALDRNLNAYAQLTFSPRILRDVSTVDPSVTLFGRRQSFPAIVGPTGLNGLYWPRAEEALACAAHAAGLPFAMSTASTSLLEDVRAATPGDLWLQLYVQQDRRIAEAMMQRAQALDFSTLMVTVDTVVHGKRDHDVRNGFKMPLRLSPRLLLDLAAHPRWCARMLRQGGSPQLVNLARSAGAAVNIGRQAATLSRQMDMALTWDSIAWLRAHWRGRVLVKGVLSVADAVLAMQHGVDGVVLSNHGGRQLEGAPSPLDILPAVVDAVGPSLDVFVDGGVRRGSDIAKARALGAKAVLLGRAPLYGLAATGPQGVADVLQILREEFEITLRLLGVPQAEALDATALSDDSRPPLQPR, encoded by the coding sequence GTGCTGCCCGCTGTTCGAGACTACCGCGCACTTGCGCGCCGCCGCCTGTCCCGCCTGGCCTTCGACTACCTCGAAGGCGGGGCCGAGGATGGGCGTGCGCTGGACCGCAACCTCAACGCCTATGCGCAGCTGACTTTCAGCCCGCGCATCCTGCGCGACGTGAGCACGGTCGACCCGTCAGTCACGCTGTTTGGCCGCAGGCAGAGCTTTCCCGCCATCGTCGGGCCGACCGGCCTCAATGGCCTGTACTGGCCGCGCGCCGAAGAAGCCCTGGCCTGCGCCGCGCACGCGGCCGGCCTGCCGTTTGCCATGTCCACGGCCTCGACCTCGCTGCTGGAGGACGTGCGCGCAGCCACCCCCGGCGACCTGTGGCTGCAGCTCTACGTGCAGCAGGACCGGCGCATCGCCGAGGCCATGATGCAGCGCGCCCAGGCGCTGGACTTCTCCACGCTGATGGTCACCGTCGACACCGTGGTCCACGGCAAGCGCGACCACGACGTGCGCAACGGCTTCAAGATGCCGCTGCGCCTGAGCCCCAGGCTGCTGCTCGACCTGGCCGCGCACCCGCGCTGGTGCGCGCGCATGCTGCGCCAAGGGGGCTCGCCGCAGTTGGTGAACCTGGCCCGCAGCGCCGGTGCGGCCGTCAACATCGGGCGCCAAGCGGCCACGCTGAGCCGGCAGATGGACATGGCGCTCACCTGGGACAGCATCGCCTGGCTGCGCGCGCACTGGCGCGGCCGCGTGCTGGTCAAGGGCGTGTTGTCGGTGGCGGACGCGGTGCTGGCGATGCAGCATGGCGTGGACGGCGTGGTCCTGTCCAACCACGGCGGGCGCCAGTTGGAGGGCGCGCCCAGTCCGCTCGACATCCTGCCCGCGGTGGTGGATGCCGTGGGCCCGTCGCTCGACGTGTTTGTGGACGGCGGCGTGCGCCGCGGCAGCGACATCGCCAAGGCACGCGCACTCGGCGCAAAGGCCGTGCTGCTGGGCCGCGCGCCGCTCTACGGCTTGGCGGCCACCGGCCCGCAGGGCGTGGCCGACGTGCTGCAGATCCTGCGCGAGGAATTCGAGATCACACTGCGCCTGCTGGGCGTGCCGCAAGCCGAAGCGTTGGATGCCACGGCCCTGTCCGACGACAGTCGGCCGCCTCTTCAGCCAAGGTAG
- a CDS encoding IclR family transcriptional regulator C-terminal domain-containing protein — MSANSGARVPHAPKAERPASVSEAQRASSLFIGSTEKAFQVLQAFNGAQRHMTLADIARAAELDRSAAQRAVYTLEQLGYLQRMPESRHYGLTSKVLQLSYNYLHANELVDKASPYLLELSRTLGETTNLQELDGSDIVFVARFHGRHLVNVDFNVGARLPAFFTASGNAILSRFSLEQRVEILQKTPLVPITPFTEVNPEKLLARVQSMAEKGYAIVMNETVLGDISVAAPITDHRGMAVAAINISVPTTRWTVARAEEELVPHVHVAATSISKSKFANYLG; from the coding sequence ATGTCAGCGAACTCAGGCGCCCGAGTGCCACACGCCCCCAAGGCCGAACGGCCTGCGTCAGTCTCTGAAGCGCAGCGCGCCTCTTCTCTCTTCATCGGCTCGACGGAAAAGGCGTTTCAGGTGTTGCAGGCCTTCAACGGCGCGCAGCGGCACATGACACTGGCCGACATCGCCCGGGCAGCTGAGCTGGACCGCAGCGCAGCGCAGCGCGCGGTCTACACGCTGGAGCAGCTTGGCTACCTGCAACGCATGCCGGAGTCGCGCCACTACGGGCTGACGTCCAAGGTGCTGCAGCTTTCCTACAACTACCTGCATGCCAACGAGCTGGTCGACAAGGCCTCGCCCTACTTGCTGGAACTGAGCCGGACGCTGGGCGAGACCACCAACCTGCAGGAGCTTGACGGCTCGGACATCGTGTTCGTGGCGCGCTTTCACGGGCGCCATCTGGTCAACGTCGATTTCAATGTGGGCGCACGGCTGCCCGCTTTTTTCACCGCATCGGGCAATGCCATCCTGTCGCGCTTTTCTCTGGAGCAGCGCGTGGAGATCCTGCAGAAAACGCCGCTGGTGCCGATCACGCCTTTCACCGAAGTCAACCCCGAGAAGCTGCTGGCCCGGGTGCAATCGATGGCCGAGAAGGGCTACGCCATCGTGATGAACGAGACGGTGCTGGGCGACATCTCGGTGGCGGCGCCGATCACCGACCACCGCGGCATGGCCGTGGCCGCGATCAACATCTCGGTGCCGACCACGCGCTGGACGGTTGCCCGGGCCGAGGAAGAGCTGGTGCCGCATGTGCATGTGGCCGCCACCTCGATCTCCAAGTCCAAGTTCGCCAACTACCTTGGCTGA